From Streptomyces griseorubiginosus, one genomic window encodes:
- the hisF gene encoding imidazole glycerol phosphate synthase subunit HisF: MTLAVRVIPCLDVDNGRVVKGVNFQNLRDAGDPVEMAKVYDAEGADELTFLDITASSGNRETTYDVVRRTAEQVFIPLTVGGGVRTAEDVDKLLRAGADKVGVNTAAIARPDLIREIAERFGRQVLVLSVDARRTASGSFEVTTHGGRRGTGIDAVEWAHRAAELGAGEILLNSMDADGTKDGYDIEMIEAVRKHVTVPLIASGGAGTLDHFPPAVGAGADAVLAASVFHFGDLRIGEVKETLRGAGHPVR; this comes from the coding sequence ATGACCCTCGCCGTACGAGTGATCCCCTGCCTGGACGTGGACAACGGCCGGGTCGTCAAGGGCGTCAACTTCCAGAACCTGCGCGACGCGGGCGACCCCGTCGAGATGGCCAAGGTCTACGACGCCGAGGGCGCCGACGAGCTGACGTTCCTGGACATCACCGCGTCCTCGGGCAACCGCGAGACCACCTACGACGTGGTGCGCCGCACTGCCGAGCAGGTCTTCATCCCGCTCACGGTCGGCGGCGGGGTCCGCACGGCCGAGGACGTGGACAAGCTGCTCCGGGCGGGTGCGGACAAGGTGGGCGTGAACACCGCCGCCATCGCCCGCCCCGACCTGATCCGCGAGATCGCCGAGCGGTTCGGCCGGCAGGTGCTGGTGTTGTCGGTGGACGCGCGGCGCACCGCGTCGGGCTCCTTCGAGGTCACCACCCACGGCGGCCGTCGCGGTACCGGCATCGACGCGGTCGAGTGGGCGCACCGGGCCGCCGAACTGGGCGCCGGTGAGATCCTGCTGAACTCGATGGACGCGGACGGCACCAAGGACGGCTACGACATCGAGATGATCGAGGCCGTCCGCAAACACGTGACCGTCCCGCTGATCGCCTCCGGCGGCGCGGGCACACTGGACCACTTCCCCCCGGCCGTCGGCGCGGGCGCGGACGCGGTCCTGGCGGCCTCGGTGTTCCACTTCGGCGATCTGCGGATCGGTGAGGTGAAGGAGACGCTGCGGGGGGCGGGGCACCCGGTTCGCTGA
- a CDS encoding HGxxPAAW family protein — MAGSSHGHTPAAWTGVTIAFIGFCVAGVFMVMAEPAGFWAGMAIVVVGGIIGWIMSAMGMGMPKDAHKPLVTSKAEAADAKS, encoded by the coding sequence ATGGCGGGCAGCAGCCACGGTCACACCCCGGCCGCCTGGACCGGTGTCACTATCGCCTTCATCGGTTTCTGCGTCGCGGGCGTCTTCATGGTGATGGCCGAGCCGGCGGGTTTCTGGGCCGGTATGGCGATCGTGGTCGTCGGCGGCATCATCGGCTGGATCATGAGCGCCATGGGGATGGGCATGCCCAAGGATGCCCACAAGCCGCTCGTCACCTCGAAGGCCGAGGCGGCGGACGCCAAAAGCTGA
- the hisB gene encoding imidazoleglycerol-phosphate dehydratase HisB — MSRVGRVERVTKETSVLVEIDLDGSGKVEVSTGVGFYDHMLDQLGRHGLFDLTVKTEGDLHIDSHHTIEDTALALGAAFKQALGDKVGIYRFGNCTVPLDESLAQVTVDLSGRPYLVHTEPENMAPMIGEYDTTMTRHILESFVAQAQIALHVHVPYGRNAHHIVECQFKALARALRYASERDPRAAGILPSTKGAL, encoded by the coding sequence ATGAGCCGCGTAGGACGCGTGGAACGGGTCACCAAGGAGACCTCGGTGCTCGTCGAGATCGATCTCGACGGCAGCGGCAAGGTCGAGGTGTCGACAGGAGTCGGCTTCTACGACCACATGCTCGACCAGCTCGGCCGGCACGGTCTGTTCGACCTCACCGTGAAGACCGAGGGCGACCTGCACATCGACTCGCACCACACCATCGAGGACACCGCCCTCGCCCTCGGCGCCGCCTTCAAGCAGGCGCTCGGCGACAAGGTGGGCATCTACCGCTTCGGCAACTGCACGGTCCCGCTGGACGAGTCCCTCGCCCAGGTCACCGTCGACCTGTCCGGCCGCCCCTACCTCGTGCACACCGAGCCCGAGAACATGGCGCCGATGATCGGCGAGTACGACACCACGATGACCCGGCACATCCTGGAGTCCTTCGTCGCCCAGGCCCAGATCGCGCTGCACGTGCACGTGCCGTACGGCCGCAACGCCCACCACATCGTGGAGTGCCAGTTCAAGGCGCTCGCGCGGGCCCTGCGCTACGCCTCCGAGCGCGACCCGCGCGCGGCCGGCATCCTCCCCTCCACGAAGGGCGCGCTGTGA
- a CDS encoding TIGR03085 family metal-binding protein — protein sequence MSTFAKRERLLLADLLEAEGPDAPTLCEGWLTRDLAAHVVVRERRPDAAGGLLIKQLAPRLDRVMAEFSEKPYEELIQLIRTGPPRFSPFQLKQVEELSNTVEFYVHTEDVRRAREDWAPRELDPVFQDTLWSRLERTARLMGRSVPTGLVLRRPNGQTAVAHRGTPVVTATGEPSELLLFLYGRQSAAKVDLEGDKEAIAKLHEAKELGI from the coding sequence ATGTCGACTTTCGCCAAGCGTGAACGACTTCTCCTCGCCGACCTGTTGGAGGCCGAGGGTCCGGACGCCCCCACTCTCTGCGAGGGCTGGCTCACCCGGGATCTCGCGGCGCACGTGGTGGTGCGCGAGCGCCGCCCCGACGCGGCGGGCGGGCTGCTGATCAAGCAGCTCGCGCCCCGCCTGGACCGGGTGATGGCCGAGTTCTCGGAGAAGCCCTACGAGGAACTGATCCAGCTCATCCGCACCGGCCCACCGCGCTTCTCGCCGTTCCAGCTCAAGCAGGTCGAGGAACTGTCGAACACGGTCGAGTTCTACGTCCACACGGAGGACGTCCGCCGGGCCCGCGAGGACTGGGCGCCGCGCGAGCTCGACCCGGTCTTCCAGGACACCCTGTGGTCCCGTCTGGAGCGCACCGCCCGCCTGATGGGCCGCAGCGTCCCCACCGGCCTGGTGCTGCGCCGCCCGAACGGCCAGACGGCGGTCGCCCACCGGGGCACACCGGTGGTCACCGCGACGGGCGAGCCGTCCGAGCTGCTGCTGTTCCTGTACGGCCGGCAGAGCGCGGCCAAGGTGGACCTGGAGGGCGACAAGGAGGCGATCGCCAAGCTGCACGAGGCGAAGGAACTCGGGATCTGA
- a CDS encoding anthranilate synthase component I, with product MDLETFRKLATDRRVIPVTRKLLADGDTPVALYRKLAAERPGTFLLESAENGRSWSRYSFVGVRSAATLTARDGQAHWLGTPPVGVPVDGDPLAALRATIETLHTPHQEGLPPFTGGMVGYLGYDIVRRLEKIGPGERDDLKLPELTMLLTSDLAVMDHWEGSVLLIANAINHNDLDTGVDEAHADAVARLDAMEADLSRAVAQPPAVLPPSELPEYTALWGGPDFQEAVEDIKERIRAGEAFQVVPSQRFETPCTASALDVYRVLRATNPSPYMYLFRFDGFDVVGSSPEALVKVEDGHAMVHPIAGTRWRGATPQEDQALADELLADPKERAEHLMLVDLGRNDLGRVCEPGSVEVVDFMSVERYSHVMHIVSTVTGKVAEGRTAFDVLTACFPAGTLSGAPKPRAMQIIDELEPSRRGLYGGCVGYLDFAGDSDTAIAIRTALLRDGTAYVQAGAGIVADSDPVAEDTECRNKAAAVLRAVHTANRLGK from the coding sequence ATGGACCTCGAGACCTTCCGCAAGCTCGCCACCGACCGGCGCGTCATCCCGGTCACGCGCAAGCTCCTCGCCGACGGCGACACCCCCGTCGCGCTCTACCGCAAGCTCGCCGCCGAGCGCCCCGGCACCTTCCTGCTGGAGTCCGCGGAGAACGGCCGCTCGTGGTCCCGGTACTCCTTCGTGGGCGTCCGCAGCGCCGCCACCCTCACCGCCCGCGACGGCCAGGCCCACTGGCTCGGCACCCCGCCGGTCGGCGTCCCCGTCGACGGCGACCCGCTAGCCGCCCTCCGGGCCACCATCGAGACCCTGCACACCCCGCACCAGGAGGGCCTGCCGCCCTTCACCGGCGGCATGGTCGGCTACCTCGGCTACGACATCGTCCGCCGCCTGGAGAAGATCGGCCCCGGCGAGCGCGACGACCTGAAGCTCCCCGAGCTCACCATGCTCCTGACCAGCGACCTCGCCGTCATGGACCACTGGGAGGGCTCGGTCCTGCTGATCGCCAACGCGATCAACCACAACGACCTCGACACCGGCGTCGACGAGGCCCACGCGGACGCGGTCGCCCGCCTGGACGCCATGGAGGCGGACCTGTCCCGCGCGGTGGCCCAGCCCCCGGCGGTCCTGCCGCCCTCCGAACTGCCCGAGTACACCGCGCTCTGGGGCGGCCCCGACTTCCAGGAGGCCGTCGAGGACATCAAGGAGCGCATCCGGGCCGGCGAGGCCTTCCAGGTCGTCCCCTCGCAGCGCTTCGAGACGCCCTGCACGGCGAGCGCGCTGGACGTCTACCGGGTCCTCAGGGCCACTAACCCCTCCCCGTACATGTACCTGTTCCGCTTCGACGGCTTCGACGTCGTGGGCTCGTCCCCCGAGGCCCTCGTCAAGGTCGAGGACGGGCACGCCATGGTCCACCCCATCGCCGGCACCCGGTGGCGCGGGGCGACCCCGCAGGAGGACCAGGCCCTCGCCGACGAACTCCTCGCCGACCCGAAGGAGCGCGCCGAGCACCTCATGCTCGTCGACCTGGGGCGCAACGACCTGGGCCGGGTCTGCGAACCCGGCTCGGTCGAGGTCGTCGACTTCATGTCCGTCGAGCGGTACTCCCACGTCATGCACATCGTCTCGACGGTCACCGGCAAGGTCGCCGAGGGCCGCACCGCCTTCGACGTCCTCACCGCCTGCTTCCCGGCCGGCACCCTCTCCGGGGCGCCGAAGCCCCGCGCGATGCAGATCATCGACGAACTCGAGCCGTCCCGGCGCGGGTTGTACGGCGGCTGCGTCGGCTACCTCGACTTCGCTGGCGACTCCGACACCGCCATCGCCATCCGCACGGCGCTGCTCAGGGACGGCACCGCCTACGTCCAGGCCGGGGCCGGCATCGTCGCCGACTCCGACCCCGTCGCCGAGGACACCGAGTGCCGCAACAAGGCGGCGGCGGTCCTCAGGGCGGTGCACACCGCGAACCGCTTGGGCAAGTAG
- a CDS encoding histidinol-phosphate transaminase, with protein MNFGIDDLPVRDELRGKSPYGAPQLDVPVRLNTNENPYPLPEPLVERIAERVREAARDLNRYPDRDAVELRTQLAKYLTDTSGHAVGLANVWAANGSNEVLQQLLQTFGGPGRTAIGFEPSYSMHALISRGTGTGWISGPRNEDFTIDVEAAVRAIAAHKPDVVFITTPNNPTGNAVPPETVLALYEAAQAAKPTMVVVDEAYVEFSHGDSLLPLIERRPQLVISRTMSKAFGAAGLRLGYLAAHPAVVDAVQLVRLPYHLSAVTQATALAALEHTDTLLKYVEQLKAERDRLVSELRAIGFEVVESDANFVQFGRFEDSHVAWEKILDRGVLVRDNGIPGWLRVSAGTPEENDAFLDAVRELKKEQST; from the coding sequence GTGAACTTCGGCATCGACGATCTCCCCGTACGGGACGAGCTGCGCGGCAAGTCCCCCTACGGCGCGCCCCAGTTGGACGTCCCCGTACGGCTGAACACCAACGAGAACCCCTACCCGCTGCCCGAGCCGCTGGTCGAGCGCATCGCCGAGCGCGTCCGCGAGGCGGCCCGCGATCTCAACCGCTACCCCGACCGGGACGCCGTGGAGCTGCGGACGCAGCTCGCCAAGTACCTGACGGACACGTCCGGCCACGCGGTGGGCCTGGCCAACGTCTGGGCCGCCAACGGCTCCAACGAGGTCCTCCAGCAGCTGCTCCAGACCTTCGGCGGACCGGGTCGTACGGCGATCGGCTTCGAGCCGTCGTACTCGATGCACGCGCTCATCTCGCGCGGCACCGGCACCGGCTGGATCTCGGGCCCCCGCAACGAGGACTTCACGATCGACGTCGAGGCGGCCGTGCGGGCGATCGCCGCGCACAAGCCGGACGTCGTGTTCATCACGACCCCCAACAACCCCACCGGGAACGCCGTCCCGCCCGAGACGGTCCTCGCGCTGTACGAGGCCGCGCAGGCGGCGAAGCCGACCATGGTCGTGGTCGACGAGGCCTACGTCGAGTTCAGCCACGGCGACTCGCTGCTGCCGCTCATCGAGAGGCGCCCCCAGCTCGTCATCTCCCGGACGATGTCGAAGGCGTTCGGCGCGGCCGGGCTGCGCCTCGGCTATCTCGCCGCGCACCCGGCGGTCGTGGACGCCGTGCAGCTCGTACGGCTGCCCTACCACCTGTCGGCCGTCACCCAGGCCACCGCGCTGGCCGCCCTGGAGCACACCGACACGCTGCTGAAGTACGTCGAGCAGCTGAAGGCCGAGCGGGACCGGCTGGTGAGCGAACTGCGCGCGATCGGCTTCGAGGTCGTGGAGTCGGACGCGAACTTCGTGCAGTTCGGGCGGTTCGAGGATTCCCACGTGGCCTGGGAGAAGATCCTCGACCGGGGAGTCCTGGTCCGGGACAACGGCATTCCGGGGTGGCTGCGGGTGTCCGCCGGAACCCCCGAAGAGAACGACGCGTTCCTCGACGCGGTCCGTGAGTTGAAGAAGGAGCAGAGCACATGA
- a CDS encoding RidA family protein gives MSDLRRVTTGAPWEETFGYSRAVELPNGLVLVSGCTSVVDGEIVAGDPYEQTVNSFNVAFAALKELGLGRDDVVRTRLYITHARDVDEVGRAHKELFDAVRPAASMIIVSGFVDPSLVVEVEVDAFRGAPA, from the coding sequence GTGAGCGATCTGCGACGCGTCACGACCGGTGCGCCCTGGGAGGAGACCTTCGGGTACTCCCGCGCGGTGGAACTTCCCAACGGCCTGGTGCTGGTCTCCGGCTGCACGTCCGTGGTGGACGGTGAGATCGTCGCGGGCGACCCGTACGAGCAGACCGTCAACTCCTTCAACGTCGCCTTCGCGGCCCTGAAGGAGCTGGGGCTCGGCCGGGACGACGTGGTGCGCACGCGCCTGTACATCACGCACGCGCGGGACGTCGACGAGGTCGGCCGCGCCCACAAGGAGCTGTTCGACGCCGTCCGGCCCGCCGCATCCATGATCATCGTCTCCGGCTTCGTGGACCCCAGCCTGGTCGTCGAGGTCGAGGTGGATGCGTTCCGAGGAGCCCCCGCATGA
- the hisI gene encoding phosphoribosyl-AMP cyclohydrolase — MTSTPPPSSSLDPEIAARLKRSADGLVPAIAQQYDTGEVLMLGWMDDEALHRTLTTGRCTYWSRSRREYWVKGDTSGHFQWVKSVALDCDADTVLVKVDQVGAACHTGARTCFDADVLLKDGADSGAAPSDQ, encoded by the coding sequence ATGACCAGCACGCCCCCGCCCAGCAGCAGCCTCGACCCGGAGATCGCCGCGCGCCTCAAGCGCAGCGCCGACGGGCTCGTCCCCGCGATCGCCCAGCAGTACGACACCGGTGAGGTGCTCATGCTCGGCTGGATGGACGACGAGGCCCTGCACCGCACGCTGACCACCGGCCGCTGCACCTACTGGTCGCGCAGCCGCCGGGAGTACTGGGTCAAGGGCGACACCTCGGGCCACTTCCAGTGGGTCAAGTCCGTCGCCCTGGACTGCGACGCCGACACCGTGCTGGTGAAGGTGGACCAGGTCGGCGCCGCCTGCCACACCGGTGCGCGCACCTGCTTCGACGCCGACGTACTCCTCAAGGACGGCGCCGATTCCGGTGCCGCCCCCTCGGATCAGTAA
- a CDS encoding DUF2752 domain-containing protein, whose protein sequence is MRDVNADTQRTTPPDGLLGRVAVPAGILAAVAGAFAYVGTVDPNQPGHYPVCPLYRITGLYCPGCGGLRSAHAFIHGDFLAALQDNAMAVVGYLGFAVLWTVWVVRAVRGRPLRLGLGPVHLWTVGALALVFTVVRNLPFGGWLHP, encoded by the coding sequence ATGCGGGACGTGAACGCCGACACGCAGCGAACGACGCCCCCCGACGGTCTGCTGGGACGCGTAGCGGTCCCGGCCGGGATTCTCGCGGCCGTCGCCGGGGCCTTCGCGTACGTGGGGACCGTGGACCCCAACCAGCCCGGCCACTACCCGGTCTGCCCGCTCTACCGGATCACCGGCCTGTACTGCCCCGGCTGCGGCGGACTGCGCAGCGCGCACGCGTTCATCCACGGCGACTTCCTGGCCGCGCTCCAGGACAACGCGATGGCCGTCGTGGGCTATCTGGGCTTCGCCGTGCTGTGGACCGTCTGGGTGGTCCGCGCCGTGCGCGGGCGGCCGTTGCGGCTGGGTCTCGGGCCCGTACACCTGTGGACCGTGGGGGCATTGGCGCTGGTCTTCACGGTTGTCCGGAACCTGCCGTTCGGTGGCTGGCTTCATCCTTGA
- the hisH gene encoding imidazole glycerol phosphate synthase subunit HisH, whose translation MSASPSKKVVVFDYGFGNVRSAERALARAGAEVEITRDYDKAMNADGLLVPGVGAFAACMKGLHEARGDWIIDRRLSGGRPVMGICVGMQILFARGIEHGVESEGLDEWPGSVEPLQADVVPHMGWNTVDAPADSRLFAGLDADARFYFVHSYAVHDWSLETHNKAMTAPKVTWSTHGKPFVAAVENGALWATQFHPEKSGDAGAQLLNNWIGTL comes from the coding sequence TTGAGCGCTTCTCCTTCGAAGAAGGTCGTCGTCTTCGACTACGGCTTCGGCAACGTGCGGTCCGCCGAACGCGCCCTCGCGCGCGCGGGTGCCGAGGTCGAGATAACGCGCGACTACGACAAGGCCATGAACGCCGACGGTCTGCTCGTGCCTGGTGTCGGTGCCTTCGCCGCCTGCATGAAGGGCCTGCACGAGGCGCGCGGCGACTGGATCATCGACCGCCGGCTGTCCGGCGGCCGCCCGGTCATGGGCATCTGCGTCGGCATGCAGATCCTCTTCGCCCGCGGCATCGAGCACGGCGTGGAGTCCGAGGGCCTGGACGAGTGGCCCGGCTCGGTCGAGCCGCTCCAGGCCGACGTGGTGCCCCACATGGGCTGGAACACCGTCGACGCGCCGGCCGACTCCCGGCTGTTCGCCGGCCTGGACGCGGACGCCCGCTTCTACTTCGTGCACTCCTACGCCGTCCACGACTGGTCGCTGGAGACCCACAACAAGGCGATGACCGCGCCGAAGGTCACCTGGTCGACGCACGGCAAGCCCTTCGTGGCCGCCGTGGAGAACGGCGCCCTGTGGGCCACGCAGTTCCACCCCGAGAAGTCCGGCGACGCCGGTGCGCAGCTGCTGAACAACTGGATCGGAACCCTCTGA
- a CDS encoding MFS transporter → MTATLTDPAEAVDTPAHRDGNVLRWLAAYTASMTGDSVYYIALSWAAVQSGTPAQAGVVMSVSALPRALLMLGGGVIADRLGPRRVVIGSDAVRCAAVLAVAALLFLASPGLWALALLALVFGTVDAVFMPAVGALPARVTSRGQLARVQGMRGLGIRFASVVGGPLGGLAVAVGGAATAFAFAGLLIAISVPLLVSVRIREVPGDGWGAGADGDVALVVAGARLEKAGARALVGSAWDDLRVGLRYIRRHRVLAPLMPALALGDLGFVGPLNVGLTLLAEERGWGAAGMGWVLGGFGVGAGFASLLLAVRGRVPHAGHVIAYACVGGAVAIGALAFVPDVVAAAGVALLIGLLAGLSGALCGALLQTQADPAYLGRVTAVASLVSLGFAPLSMPLSAAAIGAWGTGPVFVTSAAVCGLGGVVALCARNLRRAELPT, encoded by the coding sequence GTGACCGCCACCCTGACCGACCCGGCCGAGGCCGTCGACACCCCCGCCCACCGCGACGGCAACGTCCTGCGCTGGCTCGCCGCCTACACCGCCTCGATGACCGGCGACAGCGTGTACTACATCGCCCTGTCCTGGGCGGCCGTCCAGTCCGGCACACCCGCGCAGGCCGGGGTGGTGATGTCGGTCAGCGCGCTGCCGCGGGCCCTGCTGATGCTGGGCGGCGGAGTGATCGCCGACCGGCTCGGGCCGCGCAGGGTGGTCATCGGCAGCGACGCGGTGCGCTGCGCGGCGGTGCTCGCGGTGGCGGCGCTGCTGTTCCTCGCCAGCCCCGGCCTGTGGGCGCTGGCCCTGCTGGCACTGGTGTTCGGAACCGTCGACGCCGTGTTCATGCCGGCCGTGGGGGCACTCCCCGCGCGCGTGACGAGCCGCGGACAGCTCGCACGCGTGCAGGGCATGCGGGGGCTCGGCATCCGCTTCGCGAGCGTCGTGGGCGGTCCGCTCGGCGGCCTCGCGGTGGCGGTCGGGGGAGCGGCGACCGCCTTCGCCTTCGCGGGGCTGCTGATCGCGATATCGGTGCCGTTGCTGGTGTCGGTGCGGATACGGGAGGTGCCGGGCGACGGCTGGGGAGCCGGGGCCGACGGTGATGTGGCCCTCGTCGTCGCTGGTGCCCGTCTTGAGAAAGCCGGCGCCAGGGCCCTGGTGGGCAGCGCCTGGGACGACCTGCGTGTCGGGCTGCGGTACATCCGACGGCATCGGGTCCTCGCCCCGCTGATGCCGGCCCTCGCCCTCGGTGACCTCGGCTTCGTCGGGCCGCTCAACGTCGGACTGACGCTCCTCGCCGAGGAGCGCGGCTGGGGTGCCGCCGGGATGGGCTGGGTGCTGGGCGGGTTCGGGGTCGGGGCCGGCTTCGCCTCGCTGCTGCTGGCCGTGCGCGGGCGCGTGCCGCACGCCGGGCACGTGATCGCGTACGCCTGCGTCGGCGGGGCGGTCGCGATCGGCGCCCTGGCCTTCGTCCCGGATGTCGTCGCGGCCGCCGGAGTCGCCCTGCTGATCGGACTGCTCGCCGGGCTCAGCGGCGCCCTGTGCGGTGCTCTGCTCCAGACCCAGGCGGACCCCGCCTACCTGGGCCGGGTCACCGCCGTGGCCTCACTGGTCAGCCTCGGCTTCGCACCGCTCAGCATGCCGCTGTCCGCCGCCGCGATCGGCGCCTGGGGCACCGGCCCGGTCTTCGTGACCAGCGCGGCGGTGTGCGGGCTCGGCGGCGTCGTCGCCCTGTGTGCCCGCAACCTGCGCCGCGCCGAACTCCCGACCTGA
- a CDS encoding TIGR02234 family membrane protein, translated as MGYVTAVPHPRSEAAGPARAGRLSLAVALLSGALGAAVALLATRQRWAEGTATVAGGAFPLTAKGSDVTGVPAALAIVGLAALVAVFAVRKAGRLLVAGVLALSGAGIVAAALIGAGDSSALDEEAAKASGDTSATVAALSHTAWPYVAVVGGALILLAGLLALRYGRLWPAMSGRYERDGAPRARRKPVVVDPDRPEDIWKALDRGEDPTGA; from the coding sequence GTGGGGTACGTGACTGCCGTACCTCACCCCCGTTCCGAAGCCGCAGGACCCGCCAGGGCCGGCCGCCTCAGTCTCGCCGTAGCACTGCTGTCCGGTGCGCTGGGCGCGGCCGTGGCGCTGCTCGCGACCCGTCAACGATGGGCGGAGGGCACCGCGACCGTGGCCGGCGGCGCGTTTCCGCTGACCGCCAAGGGCAGCGACGTGACCGGTGTCCCGGCCGCGCTGGCCATAGTGGGCCTCGCCGCGCTCGTCGCCGTCTTCGCCGTACGCAAGGCGGGGCGGCTGCTGGTCGCCGGGGTGCTCGCGCTCTCCGGGGCGGGCATCGTGGCGGCGGCGCTGATCGGGGCCGGGGATTCGTCCGCGCTGGACGAGGAGGCGGCGAAGGCGTCCGGGGACACCTCGGCGACGGTCGCTGCGCTGAGCCATACCGCTTGGCCGTATGTCGCCGTGGTGGGTGGTGCGCTGATTCTTCTCGCCGGGTTGCTCGCGCTTCGGTACGGGCGGTTGTGGCCTGCGATGTCGGGGCGATATGAGCGGGACGGGGCGCCTCGGGCCCGTCGAAAGCCGGTGGTCGTGGATCCGGATCGGCCCGAGGACATCTGGAAGGCGCTTGATCGTGGGGAAGACCCTACGGGGGCCTAG
- the priA gene encoding bifunctional 1-(5-phosphoribosyl)-5-((5-phosphoribosylamino)methylideneamino)imidazole-4-carboxamide isomerase/phosphoribosylanthranilate isomerase PriA, whose product MPSKLSRLELLPAVDVRDGQAVRLVHGESGTETSYGSPLEAALSWQRSGAEWLHLVDLDAAFGTGDNRELVRQVTEAMDIKVELSGGIRDDASLAAALATGCTRVNLGTAALESPEWVAKVIAEHGDKIAVGLDVRGTTLKGRGWTSEGGDLYEALERLDKEGCARYVVTDIAKDGTLQGPNLELLKNVCAATDRPVVASGGVSSLDDLRAIAELVPLGVEGSIVGKALYAKAFTLEEALEAVAQ is encoded by the coding sequence ATGCCCTCGAAGCTCTCACGGCTCGAACTCCTGCCCGCCGTGGACGTCCGTGACGGTCAGGCCGTCCGCCTCGTGCACGGCGAGTCCGGCACGGAGACCTCGTACGGCTCCCCGCTGGAGGCCGCCCTGTCCTGGCAGCGGTCGGGCGCCGAGTGGCTGCACCTGGTCGACCTGGACGCGGCCTTCGGCACCGGCGACAACCGCGAGCTGGTCCGGCAGGTCACCGAGGCGATGGACATCAAGGTGGAGCTGTCCGGCGGCATCCGCGACGACGCCTCCCTGGCCGCCGCGCTCGCCACCGGCTGCACCCGCGTGAACCTCGGTACGGCCGCCCTGGAGAGCCCGGAGTGGGTCGCCAAGGTCATCGCCGAGCACGGTGACAAGATCGCGGTCGGCCTGGACGTGCGCGGCACGACGCTCAAGGGCCGCGGCTGGACCAGTGAGGGCGGCGACCTCTACGAGGCACTGGAGCGGCTCGACAAGGAGGGCTGCGCCCGCTACGTCGTCACCGACATCGCCAAGGACGGCACCCTCCAGGGCCCCAACCTGGAACTGCTGAAGAACGTCTGCGCGGCGACCGACCGCCCGGTGGTGGCCTCCGGCGGGGTGTCCTCGCTGGACGACCTGCGGGCCATCGCCGAGCTCGTGCCCCTCGGTGTCGAGGGCTCGATCGTCGGGAAGGCGCTGTACGCGAAGGCGTTCACCCTGGAAGAGGCCTTGGAGGCGGTGGCTCAGTGA
- a CDS encoding ArsR/SmtB family transcription factor codes for MSHEQNRPITDLGTLKALAHPLRMQLYRGLCVARVATASHLADQVDEAVSLVSYHLRKLAEHGLIEEAEPQSGDGRERWWQPSSEGVSIRDRDFRDAPERAAAHLAATRLFHEQRADMYRRYLDERPTWSAEWNAAAPDSESLLRLTAGELDELREELLALARKYDEKGRAAEAAGDTEGRENVALHVYGFPFRV; via the coding sequence ATGTCGCACGAGCAGAACCGTCCGATCACCGACCTCGGCACGCTCAAGGCACTGGCCCACCCCCTGCGGATGCAGCTGTACCGGGGCCTGTGCGTGGCCCGGGTCGCCACCGCCTCGCACCTCGCCGACCAGGTCGACGAGGCCGTGTCCCTGGTCAGCTACCACCTGCGCAAGCTGGCCGAGCACGGGCTGATCGAGGAGGCCGAGCCGCAGAGCGGGGACGGCCGGGAGCGCTGGTGGCAGCCCTCGTCCGAGGGCGTGAGCATCCGCGACCGGGACTTCCGGGACGCGCCGGAGCGGGCGGCGGCGCACCTGGCGGCCACCCGGCTCTTCCACGAGCAGCGCGCCGACATGTACCGCCGCTACCTCGACGAACGGCCCACCTGGAGCGCCGAGTGGAACGCGGCCGCCCCGGACAGCGAGTCGCTGCTGCGGCTGACGGCCGGCGAACTGGACGAGCTGCGCGAGGAGTTGCTCGCCCTCGCCAGGAAGTACGACGAGAAGGGCCGGGCCGCCGAGGCCGCGGGCGACACCGAGGGGCGCGAGAACGTCGCGCTGCACGTGTACGGCTTTCCGTTCCGCGTCTGA